The Amycolatopsis mongoliensis genome includes a window with the following:
- a CDS encoding SGNH/GDSL hydrolase family protein produces the protein MLRRFFVMAAAVVAASSLPTAPAEASSRDGGYLALGDSVAFGYRPNAGAAYLNAADFSGYAEKYASLRGLRLANASCPGETTGSMLVVSAPSNGCENGYRLAYPLHVGYAGAQIDYALQYLRSHRDTRLVTLTIGANDMFLCQATTPDHCTGASFQAALNQVSRNLAAILSAVRARYRGDLVLVSYYSLDYRDPAQVAQVKAIDAALTQVTRRYHGKIADGFTAFFLASLRAGGDPCAAGLLIKLPTGGCDVHPTAAGHRALTAALAFAR, from the coding sequence ATGCTTCGTCGCTTCTTCGTCATGGCCGCGGCGGTCGTCGCGGCGAGTTCCCTGCCCACGGCACCGGCGGAAGCGTCATCCCGCGACGGCGGGTATCTCGCGCTCGGTGACTCCGTCGCGTTCGGTTACCGCCCCAACGCGGGCGCGGCCTACCTGAACGCGGCCGACTTCAGCGGCTACGCGGAGAAGTACGCGTCGCTGCGCGGGCTCCGGCTCGCCAACGCGTCCTGTCCCGGCGAAACGACGGGCAGCATGCTGGTCGTCAGCGCGCCGAGCAACGGCTGCGAGAACGGCTACCGCCTGGCGTACCCCCTGCACGTCGGCTATGCGGGAGCGCAGATCGACTACGCCTTGCAGTACCTGCGGTCCCACCGGGACACCCGGCTCGTGACGCTGACGATCGGCGCCAACGACATGTTCCTGTGCCAGGCCACGACGCCGGACCACTGCACCGGCGCTTCCTTCCAGGCCGCTTTGAACCAGGTGAGCCGCAATCTCGCGGCGATCCTTTCCGCGGTGCGCGCCCGCTACCGCGGCGACCTGGTGCTGGTGTCGTACTACTCGCTCGACTACCGGGACCCGGCCCAGGTGGCGCAGGTCAAGGCGATCGACGCGGCGCTGACGCAGGTGACCCGCCGCTACCACGGCAAGATCGCGGACGGCTTCACGGCGTTCTTCCTGGCTTCCCTGCGCGCGGGCGGCGACCCGTGCGCGGCGGGGTTGCTGATCAAGCTGCCGACGGGCGGCTGCGACGTCCACCCGACCGCGGCCGGCCACCGCGCGCTGACGGCAGCCTTGGCGTTCGCGCGCTGA